A region of Streptomyces sp. NBC_01750 DNA encodes the following proteins:
- a CDS encoding indole-3-glycerol phosphate synthase: protein MFTSVLMIEKPLTPEDVEFVTTLHGEEDISFIVLMQPRGDQADLLLRAIDDVALGELKEAVREGDEPEGQDAKGPAELALEHSLGALRVAGCEAVGQVVEDHPLDKLKSVVDESGADEVIVLTAPHYVEEFFHRDWASRARHKVGVPVLKLFAHSE, encoded by the coding sequence GTGTTCACAAGCGTACTTATGATCGAGAAGCCTCTGACCCCCGAAGACGTTGAATTCGTCACCACTCTGCACGGAGAAGAGGACATCTCCTTCATTGTGCTGATGCAGCCCCGAGGCGATCAGGCCGATCTGCTGCTGCGCGCCATCGACGACGTGGCGCTCGGCGAGCTGAAGGAAGCCGTCCGCGAGGGCGACGAGCCCGAGGGCCAGGACGCCAAGGGCCCGGCCGAGCTCGCCCTGGAGCACTCGCTCGGGGCGCTGCGCGTGGCGGGCTGCGAGGCCGTCGGCCAGGTTGTCGAGGACCATCCGCTGGACAAGCTGAAGTCCGTGGTGGACGAATCGGGCGCCGATGAGGTGATCGTGCTGACCGCTCCGCACTACGTGGAGGAGTTCTTCCACCGGGACTGGGCCTCCCGGGCCCGCCACAAGGTCGGCGTCCCCGTGCTCAAGCTCTTCGCGCACAGCGAATAG
- the murC gene encoding UDP-N-acetylmuramate--L-alanine ligase, whose product MAPAVPSALERPHFIGIGGAGMSGIAKILAQRGAKVAGSDARESATADALRALGVTVHIGHATEHLATDASCVVVSSAIRADNPELARAAELSVPVVHRSDALASLMTGLRSIAVAGTHGKTTTTSMLAVALTELGLDPSYAIGGDLEGPGTNSRHGAGDIFVAEADESDRSFQKYDPEVAIVLNVELDHHANYASMDEIYDSFETFVGKVVPGGTLVISADQPGAVELTARVRDLSTLNVVTYGKADSADVRVHKVTPRGLTSEVTVLLGGRFLTFTVSVPGSHYAHNAVAALAAGVALGIPAHNLASAIGKYTGVKRRLQLKGEAAGVQVIDSYAHHPTEMTADLEAMRGAVTDARLLVVFQPHLFSRTQELGAEMGQALALSDASVVLDIYPAREDPIPGITSTLIIDAARAAGADVTAVHDKATVPDVIAGMAKPGDLVLTMGAGDVTDLGPAILARLSN is encoded by the coding sequence ATGGCACCCGCCGTCCCTAGCGCCCTGGAACGCCCGCACTTCATCGGCATCGGCGGCGCCGGAATGTCGGGCATCGCGAAGATTCTCGCCCAGCGCGGCGCGAAGGTCGCCGGCAGCGACGCGAGGGAGTCGGCCACGGCGGATGCCCTGCGCGCGCTCGGCGTCACCGTCCACATCGGGCACGCGACCGAGCACCTGGCGACCGACGCCAGCTGCGTCGTCGTCTCCAGCGCGATCCGCGCCGACAACCCGGAGCTGGCACGCGCGGCCGAGCTCTCCGTGCCGGTCGTCCACCGCTCCGACGCGCTGGCCTCGCTGATGACCGGCCTGCGCTCGATCGCCGTCGCCGGCACCCACGGCAAGACCACCACGACGTCCATGCTGGCCGTGGCCCTCACCGAGCTGGGGCTCGACCCCTCGTACGCGATCGGCGGCGACCTCGAAGGGCCGGGTACGAACTCCCGCCACGGCGCGGGCGACATCTTCGTCGCCGAGGCCGACGAGAGCGACCGCAGCTTCCAGAAGTACGACCCCGAGGTCGCGATCGTCCTCAATGTCGAGCTCGACCACCATGCGAACTACGCCTCGATGGACGAGATCTATGACTCCTTCGAGACCTTCGTCGGCAAGGTCGTCCCCGGCGGCACGCTGGTGATCTCCGCGGACCAGCCCGGCGCGGTCGAGCTCACCGCGCGTGTCCGCGACCTGTCCACGCTGAATGTCGTCACCTACGGCAAGGCCGACTCCGCCGACGTCCGCGTCCACAAGGTCACCCCGCGCGGCCTCACCAGCGAGGTCACGGTCCTGCTCGGGGGCCGGTTCCTCACCTTCACCGTCTCGGTGCCCGGCAGCCACTACGCGCACAACGCCGTGGCCGCCCTCGCCGCGGGCGTCGCTCTCGGCATCCCGGCGCACAACCTCGCCTCGGCGATCGGCAAGTACACCGGCGTCAAGCGCCGCCTCCAGCTCAAGGGCGAGGCCGCCGGCGTCCAGGTCATCGACTCGTACGCGCACCACCCGACCGAGATGACCGCCGACCTCGAGGCCATGCGCGGCGCGGTGACGGACGCCCGGCTGCTGGTCGTCTTCCAGCCGCACCTCTTCTCCCGTACGCAGGAACTCGGCGCGGAGATGGGCCAGGCGCTCGCGCTGTCGGACGCCTCGGTCGTCCTCGACATCTACCCGGCCCGTGAGGACCCGATCCCGGGCATCACCAGCACCCTGATCATCGACGCGGCCCGCGCGGCAGGCGCGGATGTCACGGCAGTCCACGACAAGGCGACCGTCCCCGACGTCATCGCGGGAATGGCGAAGCCCGGCGATCTTGTTCTCACCATGGGTGCGGGCGATGTCACGGACCTCGGTCCCGCGATCCTGGCCCGCCTGTCGAACTGA
- the msrB gene encoding peptide-methionine (R)-S-oxide reductase MsrB: MSYDVDKPDEQWRAELSPAEYAVLRQAGTEPAFVGEYTDTKTAGVYSCRACGAELFRSDTKFESHCGWPSFYDPKDTDAVELIEDRSHGMSRTEVRCARCGSHLGHVFEGEGYATPTDQRYCINSISLRLEPDAG, translated from the coding sequence ATGTCGTACGACGTTGACAAGCCGGACGAGCAGTGGCGCGCGGAGCTGTCTCCCGCGGAGTACGCGGTACTGCGCCAGGCCGGCACCGAGCCCGCCTTCGTCGGTGAGTACACCGACACCAAGACCGCCGGCGTGTACTCCTGCCGGGCGTGCGGCGCAGAGCTGTTCCGCTCCGACACGAAATTCGAGTCGCACTGCGGCTGGCCGTCCTTCTACGACCCGAAGGACACCGACGCGGTCGAGCTGATCGAGGACCGCTCGCACGGGATGTCGCGCACGGAGGTGCGGTGCGCGCGGTGCGGGTCGCACCTTGGGCATGTGTTCGAGGGCGAGGGTTACGCGACGCCGACGGACCAGCGGTACTGCATCAACAGCATCTCGCTGCGGCTGGAGCCGGACGCGGGCTGA